TCCAGCGCCGAGCACACCAGACCGTCCATCCCGGCCTTCTCGGCCAGCGCGGCAAGACGCAGCACTTGCTCCTGCGGTTCGATATCCAGACCGATACCGGCCAGATCCTCACGCTCCATGCTGGTCAGCACGGTCACACCGATCAGCAACGGCTGCGGGCCGCTGCGCTTGGAAAGCTCTTCACGGCAGGCGGCCATCATGCGCAGACCACCGGAGCAATGCACGTTGACCATCCATACGCCCATCTCGGCAGCGGCTTTCACCGCCATCGCGGTGGTGTTGGGAATGTCGTGGAATTTCAGGTCGAGGAACACCTCGAAGCCTTTGTCACGCAAGGTGCCGACGATTTCCGCGGCGCAACTGGTGAACAGTTCCTTGCCCACTTTGACCCGGCACAGTTTCGGGTCCAACTGGTCGGCCAGCT
The Pseudomonas fluorescens genome window above contains:
- the pyrF gene encoding orotidine-5'-phosphate decarboxylase, producing the protein MSACQTPIIVALDFPTRDAALKLADQLDPKLCRVKVGKELFTSCAAEIVGTLRDKGFEVFLDLKFHDIPNTTAMAVKAAAEMGVWMVNVHCSGGLRMMAACREELSKRSGPQPLLIGVTVLTSMEREDLAGIGLDIEPQEQVLRLAALAEKAGMDGLVCSALEATALKSAHPSLQLVTPGIRPAGSAQDDQRRILTPRQALDAGSDYLVIGRPISQAADPAKALASVVAELA